A DNA window from Drosophila pseudoobscura strain MV-25-SWS-2005 chromosome 2, UCI_Dpse_MV25, whole genome shotgun sequence contains the following coding sequences:
- the LOC117183341 gene encoding neurofilament medium polypeptide-like: MEVGLMANSNISMEKADTSGEELKETPSVKKTAAEPAAANKDTKKSRISQRRSTIGASREDLAQSYETKDKSEPEASNKNYTKEKESSVEIEVPSKPNEVEKAAVEPAASSKDTKKSRISHRRKTVSGSREDLAGTSIEKTKDKVESVVSNKNHAKTKGSSMEKEVPSKRKEVPKVDPAVSHKKSRISQRSSTIAISREQFLADSGEDPKETPVDKTEDQVESAVSNKNDAKAKGSSVEKRKEASKVEPEEFLAASREEPKETPSVDQGQVEPEVSNRSKENEPPPKPIQEFPPKRERNALRSRATSCYYERPQDEPDLVDTIVNGMGVRLIRGPEVIEALSGVRLFSIYISIEE, translated from the coding sequence ATGGAGGTTGGGCTGATGGCCAACTCAAACATATCAATGGAGAAAGCAGACACTTCTGGGGAGGAGCTAAAGGAAACTCCGTCAGTAAAGAAAACCGCTGCGGAGCCTGCAGCTGCCAACAAAGATACCAAAAAGTCCAGAATCTCCCAAAGACGATCAACCATAGGAGCCTCTCGCGAAGACTTGGCTCAATCGTATGAAACCAAAGATAAATCGGAACCTGAAGCTTCCAACAAAAACTACACAAAGGAAAAAGAGTCTTCTGTAGAGATAGAGGTGCCATCTAAACCAAATGAAGTGGAGAAAGCTGCAGTTGAGCCTGCAGCTTCCAGTAAGGATACCAAGAAGTCTAGAATCTCCCATCGACGAAAAACTGTGTCAGGCTCTCGCGAAGACTTGGCTGGCACTTCTAtagaaaaaaccaaagataAAGTGGAGTCTGTAgtttcaaacaaaaatcacGCAAAGACGAAGGGGTCTTCCATGGAAAAAGAGGTGCCATCCAAACGAAAGGAAGTTCCTAAAGTGGATCCTGCAGTTTCACACAAAAAGTCCAGAATTTCTCAGCGCTCATCAACCATAGCCATCTCTCGCGAACAGTTTCTTGCCGATTCTGGGGAGGATCCCAAAGAAACTCCTGTAGATAAAACCGAAGATCAAGTGGAGTCGGCAgtttcaaacaaaaatgacGCGAAGGCGAAGGGATCTTCTGTGGAGAAACGAAAGGAGGCTTCTAAGGTGGAGCCTGAAGAGTTTCTTGCCGCTTCTAGAGAAGAACCAAAAGAAACTCCTTCAGTAGATCAGGGCCAAGTGGAGCCTGAAGTTTCCAATAGGTCGAAAGAAAATGAGCCACCACCTAAGCCAATCCAGGAATTTCCTCCGAAAAGAGAGCGCAATGCACTTCGCAGCCGTGCCACTTCGTGCTACTACGAAAGACCCCAAGACGAGCCAGATTTGGTGGACACCATTGTCAACGGCATGGGCGTGAGGCTGATTAGGGGACCAGAAGTGATTGAGGCTCTTTCAGGGGTCAGACTTTTCTCCATTTACATATCCATAGAAGAATGA
- the LOC6897742 gene encoding protein argonaute-2-like encodes MGKENKYKPNAEKPSKPTIKRYFGKPLQEHQLKATGASAEGDKVTHPPYGGPAASGLQKQKQEEEQGEWQTQRCQKRRDKAGEGWGGKQQQQRQQQLPQQRGQHRDPIEKQNQQQQTVQRRLQGHNEQHQGGSQFYGPPKPQDELPKWPRAQNRGLPLQPLQNLLPQTQKVVPPLPAGTMKRGTLGKPGQVSVNYLEVNLDKMPAVAYQYDVKITSVCPKKFYRQAFEQYRVEHLGGAIAAYDGRGSCYSVVKLKCSPQGQEMKVTDRHGRTLNYTVELRKTQESEVDLSSLRSYMKDKIYDKPMRALQCLEVVLAAPCHNTFLRMVSWWDVRSLT; translated from the exons atgggAAAGGAAAATA AATATAAACCGAATGCCGAAAAACCAAGCAAACCAACCATCAAGCGGTACTTCGGCAAGCCCCTCCAAGAGCATCAACTAAAAG CTACAGGTGCGTCTGCGGAAGGAGACAAGGTTACTCACCCTCCGTATGGAGGTCCTGCCGCCTCTGGCttgcagaagcagaagcaggaagAGGAGCAAGGAGAATGGCAGACACAGAGGTGTCAGAAGAGGCGCGATAAGGCCGGGGAAGGCTGGGGcggaaagcagcagcagcagcggcagcagcaacttcCACAACAGCGCGGACAACACCGCGATCCTATAGAAAAACagaaccagcaacagcagacagTACAACGGCGTCTTCAGGGCCACAATGAACAACACCAAGGAGGCTCCCAGTTCTATGGTCCACCAAAACCGCAAGACGAACTCCCAAAATGGCCAAGAGCCCAGAACCGAGGTCTGCCTCTGCAGCCTCTGCAGAATCTGCTCCCTCAGACCCAAAAAGTGGTGCCGCCACTCCCAGCAGGCACCATGAAACGTGGAACTTTGGGAAAACCAGGTCAAGTATCTGTTAATTATCTCGAAGTTAACTTGGATAAAATGCCTGCGGTGGCCTATCAGTACGATGTGAAGATCACGTCAGTATGTCCTAAGAAGTTCTATCGTCAGGCTTTTGAGCAGTACAGAGTTGAACATTTGGGCGGTGCGATTGCCGCATATGATGGACGTGGATCGTGCTACTCAGTTGTGAAACTAAAATGCAGCCCCCAGGGCCAAGAAATGAAG GTAACAGATCGCCACGGCCGTACCTTGAATTACACTGTGGAGCTCAGGAAGACGCAGGAATCGGAAGTCGATTTGAGCTCACTAAGAAG CTACATGAAGGACAAGATTTATGATAAGCCCATGCGAGCCTTGCAGTGTCTGGAGGTTGTGTTGGCGGCTCCCTGTCATAACACCTTCTTGAGGATGGTCTCGTGGTGGGACGTTAGATCGTTGACCTGA
- the LOC117183213 gene encoding uncharacterized protein, which translates to MTKRQHKVTSNRGNHATLRHTEWGNNETTIPRKLDDRSHAHVIPPEQPVPREPGDYIKRASMDRGRREYRPSHTRKQRPAAESYKIAERHKGCKEGKSVPWHVLSRARLRRDFRTRKWDGWTNQDFKRRTKRPVQHTRRRSAGYCVALVDSSGI; encoded by the exons ATGACAAAGCGGCAGCACAAAGTCACCTCAAACAGGGGAAATCACGCTACGTTACGCCACACAGAGTGGGGAAATAACGAAACGACAATACCACGAAAGCTCGACGATCGCTCTCACGCCCACGTCATACCGCCAGAGCAGCCGGTGCCAAGAGAGCCGGGCGACTATATTAAAAGAGCCAGCATGGATAGAGGGAGAAGGGAATACCGACCCTCTCACACCCGCAAGCagaggccagcagcagaaagctACAAAATAGCAGAGCGGCATAAAGGCTGCAAAGAAGGGAAAAGCGTGCCCTGGCACGTACTATCCCGGGCCAGGCTCAGGAGGGATTTTCGAACTCGCAAGTGGGACGGTTGGACCAACCAGGACTTCAAGCGGCGGACGAAGCGACCCGTTCAGCACACACGTCGCCGTAGCGCCGGCTACTGCGTAGCTCTGGTCGACAGCTCTG GCATATAG
- the LOC26532128 gene encoding protein argonaute-2: MGKENKYKPNAEKPSKPTIKRYFGKPLQEHQLKATGASAEGDKVTHPPYGGPAASGLQKQKQKQEEEQGEWQTQRCQKRRDKAGEGWGGKQQQQQQQLPQQRGQHRDPIEKQNQQQQTVQRRLQGHNEQHQGGSQFYGPPKPQDELPKWPRAQNRGLPLQPLQNLLPQTQKVVPPLPAGTMKRGTLGKPGQVSVNYLEVNLDKMPAVAYQYDVKITSVCPKKFYRQAFEQYRVEHLGGAIAAYDGRGSCYSVVKLKCSPQGQEMKVTDRHGRTLNYTVELRKTQDSEVDLSSLRSYMKDKIYDKPMRALQCLEVVLAAPCHNTARRAGRSFFKGSDPGNTFDLKDGYEALVGLYQTFVLGDRPFVNVDISHKAFPKAMSIIDYIEQYQRQKIDKSTNLDYRRSDIESFLNDINIIYDPPACFGSAPRVFRVNGLSKAPASTQTFELDGKETTVAKYFKSREYDLRFPNLLCLHVGPPLKHIYLPIELCRIDDRQTMKRKDTAARVAAILKFAATSTNERKAKIVRLLEYFKHNLDPTISHFGIRLGTDFIVVNTRTLNAPQIEYKNNNLASVRNGSWRMDRMQFFEPKPKPHKWAILYGKINYQYVDELQKMVLQQSRTVNLCLDTKADKRNYKDERELDAHFHDFKRNQFDLVFVIIPNVGRSYDVVKQKAELKHGILTQCLKQITVERKCNPQCIGNVLLKVNSKLNGINHKLRDDPRCLLKNAMFLGADVTHPSPDQWEMPSVVGVAASHDPFGASYNMQYRLQRSTLEEIEDMESITLEHLRVYYQFRKSYPEHIIYYRDGVGDCQYPKIKSEELRGITAACCKMHIKPKICCVIVVKRHHTRFFPSGAPSQYNQLNNVDPGTVVDRTIVHPNEMEFFMVSHQANQGTAKPTRYSVIENTGNLDIDVLQQLTFNLCHMFPRCNRAVSYPAPAYLAHLAAARGRVYLTGSTMFRSPQEEYAKRLIVPDFMKTNPMYFV; the protein is encoded by the exons CTACAGGTGCGTCTGCGGAAGGAGACAAGGTTACTCACCCTCCGTATGGAGGTCCTGCCGCCTCTGGCttgcagaagcagaagcagaagcaggaagAGGAGCAAGGAGAATGGCAGACACAGAGGTGTCAGAAGAGGCGCGATAAGGCCGGGGAAGGCTGGGGcggaaagcagcagcagcagcagcagcaacttccACAACAGCGCGGACAACACCGCGATCCTATAGAAAAACagaaccagcaacagcagacagTACAACGGCGTCTTCAGGGCCACAATGAACAACACCAAGGAGGCTCCCAGTTCTATGGTCCACCAAAACCGCAAGACGAACTCCCAAAATGGCCAAGAGCCCAGAACCGAGGTCTGCCTCTGCAGCCTCTGCAGAATCTGCTCCCTCAGACCCAAAAAGTGGTGCCGCCACTCCCAGCAGGCACCATGAAACGTGGAACTTTGGGAAAACCAGGTCAAGTATCTGTTAATTATCTCGAAGTTAACTTGGATAAAATGCCTGCGGTGGCCTATCAGTACGATGTGAAGATCACGTCAGTATGTCCTAAGAAGTTCTATCGTCAGGCTTTTGAGCAGTACAGAGTTGAACATTTGGGCGGTGCGATTGCCGCATATGATGGACGTGGATCGTGCTACTCAGTTGTGAAACTAAAATGCAGCCCCCAGGGCCAAGAAATGAAG GTAACAGATCGCCACGGCCGTACCTTGAATTACACTGTGGAGCTCAGGAAGACACAGGACTCGGAAGTCGATTTGAGCTCACTAAGAAG CTACATGAAGGACAAGATTTATGATAAGCCCATGCGAGCCTTGCAGTGTCTGGAGGTTGTGTTGGCGGCTCCCTGTCATAACACCGCTAGACGCGCCGGTCGCTCCTTCTTCAAAGGGTCTGATCCCGGAAACACCTTTGATCTTAAAGACGGCTACGAAGCTCTGGTTGGGCTCTATCAAACATTCGTGCTTGGCGATCGCCCGTTTGTTAATGTGGACATATCACACAAGGCCTTTCCGAAGGCCATGTCGATCATTGACTATATAGAGCAGTATCAGAGGCAGAAAATTGACAAAAGCACAAATCTTGACTACAGGCGTTCTGATATTGAGTCATTCCTAAATGACATTAATATAATTTACGACCCGCCTGCCTGCTTTGGCAGCGCCCCTCGCGTCTTCAGAGTCAACGGGCTTTCCAAGGCTCCGGCTAGCACTCAGACATTTGAGCTGGATGGGAAAGAAACGACCGTTGCAAAGTACTTCAAGTCTCGGGAGTATGATTTAAGGTTTCCGAACCTTCTCTGCTTGCATGTTGGGCCGCCGTTGAAACACATTTATTTGCCTATCGAACTATGTCGCATTGACGATAGACAGACAATGAAG CGCAAGGATACTGCTGCTCGGGTGGCGGCCATACTTAAGTTTGCTGCCACGTCAACCAACGAGAGGAAGGCCAAGATCGTCCGCCTACTGGAATATTTCAAGCACAATTTAGACCCGACCATCAGCCACTTTGGCATACGCCTGGGCACTGACTTCATCGTCGTGAATACACGCACGCTCAATGCGCCTCAGATTgagtacaaaaacaacaatttggCTTCGGTGAGGAACGGTTCGTGGCGCATGGATCGGATGCAATTCTTTGAACCCAAGCCGAAGCCACATAAGTGGGCCATACTCTACGGTAAGATTAACTACCAGTATGTGGACGAGCTTCAGAAGATG GTTCTTCAGCAGAGTCGCACCGTCAATCTGTGCCTGGATACCAAAGCCGACAAACGGAATTACAAGGACGAACGTGAACTAGATGCTCATTTCCACGATTTcaaaagaaatcaatttgatttGGTGTTCGTTATTATACCAAATGTCGGGCGCTCTTATGATGTCGTCAAGCAAAAGGCTGAGCTGAAGCACGGCATTCTCACGCAATGCCTCAAGCAGATCACAGTCGAGCGTAAATGCAACCCGCAGTGTATTGGTAACGTTCTACTTAAGGTCAATTCCAAGTTGAACGGTATTAATCACAAGCTAAGGGATGACCCGCGCTGTCTGTTAAAGAACGCAATGTTTTTGGGTGCCGATGTGACTCATCCGTCGCCCGATCAGTGGGAGATGCCCAGTGTGGTGGGTGTTGCCGCCTCCCATGATCCATTCGGGGCTTCATATAACATGCAATATCGCTTGCAACGCTCTACCCTGGAGGAGATCGAGGACATGGAGTCGATAACCCTGGAGCACTTGCGTGTTTATTATCAGTTCCGGAAATCCTATCCCGAGCACATCATCTATTACCGTGATGGTGTCGGCGATTGTCAGTACCCCAAGATCAAAAGTGAAGAGTTGAGAGGAATTACTGCGGCCTGCTGCAAG ATGCACATTAAACCCAAGATTTGCTGCGTCATTGTAGTTAAGCGGCATCATACGCGCTTCTTTCCGAGCGGAGCTCCATCGCAATACAACCAGTTGAACAATGTCGATCCGGGAACCGTCGTCGATCGCACCATTGTCCATCCCAATGAGATGGAGTTCTTCATGGTCAGCCATCAGGCGAATCAGGGGACGGCCAAGCCGACGCGTTACAGCGTAATTGAGAATACGGGCAACTTGGATATTGATGTACTGCAGCAATTGACATTCAATCTTTGTCACATGTTTCCTCGTTGCAACCGCGCAGTGTCTTATCCGGCTCCGGCATATTTGGCACATTTGGCTGCGGCACGTGGACGTGTCTACCTCACTGG CTCCACCATGTTCCGTTCTCCACAGGAGGAGTACGCAAAGCGTTTGATTGTTCCAGACTTCATGAAGACGAATCCTATGTACTTCGTGTAG